One region of Azoarcus sp. CIB genomic DNA includes:
- a CDS encoding amidohydrolase family protein: MLIDLHAHAPHPDYYDQHPYWGPAFESQPDGDIKLRVGDWILTLGAPERKAALRKAKAEGNALNVQDYMSRWRDPKTRLAGMDAAGQNAQVVSVPSHCYMYWTELDYAIPFSRKVNDVLAEYCSAASDRLMFWAQAPLQDPKEAAKEIRRACTQLGAKGLGAGGSNFGGLEFDSPEMDPVWEALCDLDLPMFVHGYNQSVTWGKKANTDRYETTAIVGMNYDETKAFWYLVNGGVFDRFPKLKVYITHGGGYVPYQLGRLAQTNPNLDTYHNKKPVLEYMRNFWFDVELHELPMRQALIDVIGADRILYGSNFGGSDAVRHDLTEGLRLSEEDLQKIRWKNACELLHLDPAKVGAVAKAEVAA; encoded by the coding sequence ATGCTCATCGACCTTCACGCCCACGCCCCCCATCCGGATTACTACGACCAGCACCCCTATTGGGGGCCGGCTTTCGAATCGCAGCCCGACGGCGACATCAAGCTTCGCGTCGGCGACTGGATCCTCACACTCGGCGCGCCCGAGCGAAAAGCCGCCTTGCGCAAAGCGAAGGCCGAGGGCAATGCCCTGAACGTGCAGGACTACATGAGCCGCTGGCGCGACCCCAAGACCCGCCTGGCGGGGATGGATGCAGCCGGCCAGAACGCCCAGGTCGTCTCGGTGCCTTCGCATTGCTACATGTACTGGACGGAGCTCGACTACGCGATCCCGTTCTCGCGCAAGGTCAACGACGTGCTCGCCGAATACTGCTCGGCGGCATCCGACCGGCTGATGTTCTGGGCGCAGGCGCCCCTGCAGGATCCGAAAGAGGCGGCCAAGGAAATTCGCCGCGCGTGCACGCAACTGGGCGCAAAGGGTCTGGGTGCGGGTGGTTCGAATTTCGGCGGCCTGGAGTTCGATTCGCCTGAGATGGATCCGGTGTGGGAGGCCCTGTGCGACCTCGACCTGCCGATGTTCGTGCATGGCTATAACCAGTCGGTGACGTGGGGCAAGAAGGCCAACACCGACCGCTACGAAACCACGGCCATCGTCGGCATGAACTACGACGAGACGAAGGCCTTCTGGTACCTGGTGAACGGCGGAGTGTTCGACCGCTTCCCCAAGCTCAAGGTCTATATCACGCACGGCGGCGGCTATGTGCCTTATCAGCTCGGCCGACTGGCGCAAACCAACCCCAACCTCGACACGTACCACAACAAGAAGCCTGTACTGGAGTACATGCGCAACTTCTGGTTCGACGTGGAACTGCACGAACTGCCGATGCGTCAGGCGCTGATCGACGTCATCGGCGCCGACCGCATCCTCTACGGTTCGAACTTCGGAGGCAGTGATGCGGTGCGTCACGACCTCACCGAAGGCCTGCGCCTTTCGGAGGAGGATCTGCAGAAGATCCGCTGGAAGAATGCCTGCGAACTGCTCCACCTCGACCCCGCGAAAGTGGGCGCCGTCGCAAAGGCCGAGGTGGCGGCATGA
- a CDS encoding DUF2889 domain-containing protein: MPSFCRRIQLEGRQTSDEGEVRAVLEDDFHHFRVALRHRLGRVIEISAEAPRHPFTECPNAAAPLNALRGMQLDPIASAVTRHTDASLQCTHMFDLAGLAIAAAARGISHRRFDIEVPRHVDGRSHARLVRDDGLRLDWEVQDRTIVSPSPYAGVDMSQGMARWALSSLAPDEAEAALVLRRCALIALGRLRDIDKDLHARPSGRCFVQQPERAPQAIRIVGSTWDFTAHPERLCRDDQSWLHSFAE, translated from the coding sequence ATGCCCTCCTTTTGCCGACGGATCCAGCTTGAAGGCCGCCAGACCAGCGATGAGGGCGAAGTCCGTGCCGTCCTCGAAGACGACTTTCACCACTTCCGCGTCGCGCTGCGTCATCGCCTCGGCCGCGTGATCGAAATCTCCGCCGAGGCTCCGCGACATCCGTTCACCGAGTGCCCGAATGCCGCCGCACCGCTGAACGCACTACGCGGCATGCAACTGGACCCCATCGCCAGCGCAGTAACCCGCCATACCGACGCCAGCCTGCAATGCACGCATATGTTCGACCTCGCCGGCCTCGCGATCGCCGCAGCGGCGCGCGGCATCTCCCATCGCCGCTTCGACATCGAAGTTCCCCGTCATGTCGACGGCCGTTCGCACGCCCGTCTGGTCCGTGACGACGGCTTGCGGCTCGACTGGGAAGTGCAGGACCGTACGATCGTGTCCCCCTCGCCCTATGCCGGCGTCGACATGAGCCAGGGCATGGCGCGCTGGGCGCTGAGCAGTCTCGCGCCCGACGAGGCGGAAGCGGCCCTCGTGCTGCGCCGCTGTGCGCTGATCGCCCTCGGACGTCTGCGGGACATCGACAAGGACTTGCACGCCCGCCCGAGCGGCCGTTGCTTCGTGCAGCAACCCGAACGCGCGCCCCAGGCGATTCGCATCGTGGGCTCGACCTGGGACTTCACCGCACATCCGGAACGCCTTTGCCGCGACGACCAGTCCTGGCTCCACTCTTTCGCGGAGTAA
- a CDS encoding SDR family oxidoreductase: protein MGLLKDKVALITGAGGGIGRGVAHSFAREGAAVVIAEINEETGALVAREIEELGGRALFVRTDVMQKASVTGAIEAAVAHFGGLDILVNNAFVPTPNVRLEDKTDEMLEQTLTSTIKASWWAMQASLPHMRARGGGKIVNFYSIDVEIGAWLHADYNTAKGGIVGLTRSAAAEWGRFNITVNAVAPTAMGATFHKLAAENPGFAERSAAMRPLGRCGDPELDIGPVVVFLASDMSRYVTGEMLHVDGGLHLPGYNSRPADVPVREY, encoded by the coding sequence ATGGGCTTGCTGAAGGACAAGGTTGCGTTGATTACCGGGGCCGGCGGCGGCATCGGCCGCGGCGTGGCACACAGCTTCGCGCGCGAGGGGGCTGCCGTGGTGATCGCGGAGATCAACGAAGAGACTGGAGCCCTGGTGGCGCGCGAGATCGAGGAGCTGGGCGGGCGGGCGCTGTTCGTGCGTACCGACGTGATGCAGAAGGCGTCCGTGACGGGCGCGATCGAGGCGGCAGTGGCCCATTTCGGCGGGCTGGACATCCTCGTGAACAACGCCTTCGTGCCGACGCCGAACGTGCGCCTCGAAGACAAGACGGACGAAATGCTCGAGCAGACGCTGACCTCGACGATCAAGGCGTCGTGGTGGGCGATGCAGGCATCGCTGCCGCACATGCGGGCGCGCGGGGGCGGGAAGATCGTCAATTTCTACTCGATCGACGTCGAGATCGGCGCGTGGCTGCATGCCGACTACAACACGGCGAAGGGCGGCATCGTCGGCCTCACGCGCAGTGCTGCGGCGGAATGGGGGCGCTTCAACATCACAGTGAATGCCGTCGCCCCGACCGCGATGGGCGCGACCTTCCACAAGCTGGCCGCGGAGAACCCCGGTTTCGCCGAACGCTCTGCCGCGATGCGCCCCCTCGGCCGGTGTGGCGATCCGGAACTCGACATCGGCCCCGTAGTGGTCTTTCTTGCATCGGACATGTCCCGCTATGTCACCGGCGAAATGCTGCATGTCGATGGCGGGCTGCACTTGCCCGGCTACAACTCGCGTCCGGCGGATGTGCCGGTGCGCGAATACTGA
- a CDS encoding thiolase family protein produces the protein MSDVFIVEAVRTPVGKYRGSLAGVRADHLGAHVLNAVVERAGISAAEVDDVIFGCVTQVGEQSANIARTSLLGAGWPDAIPGLTIDRKCGSGEAAVHVAAGLIAAGSAQVVVAGGAENMSRVRMGGNREIYGEPFGWLASERYELTSQGEAAERVADKWELTRAQLDAFAVESHRRAAAAAEAGYFRKEIEPVPVAALKDRDYVEPAPEVFAADETIRPGTSAEKLATLKTSFRDNGKMTAGNSSQISDGAALLLLMSAEAVDRLGVKPRARIRAFTTVGSDPTLMLTGPIAATRKVLAQAGLNVEDIDLFEINEAFAPVPMVWMKELGVSHERLNVNGGAIALGHPLGGSGSRIMTSLLHELERRDARYGLQAICCAGGMGTATIIERM, from the coding sequence ATGAGCGACGTCTTCATAGTCGAGGCCGTCCGCACGCCGGTCGGCAAGTACCGGGGGAGTCTGGCCGGCGTACGCGCGGATCACCTCGGCGCCCACGTCCTCAACGCCGTGGTCGAGCGCGCGGGCATCTCGGCGGCCGAGGTGGATGACGTCATCTTCGGCTGCGTCACCCAGGTCGGCGAACAATCCGCGAACATCGCGCGCACCTCCCTGCTGGGGGCCGGCTGGCCGGATGCGATTCCCGGCCTCACGATCGACCGCAAGTGCGGCTCCGGCGAGGCCGCGGTACACGTCGCCGCAGGACTGATCGCCGCCGGATCGGCGCAGGTCGTCGTGGCGGGCGGTGCCGAGAACATGAGCCGCGTGCGCATGGGCGGCAACCGCGAAATCTACGGCGAGCCCTTCGGCTGGCTGGCTTCCGAGCGCTATGAGCTGACCAGCCAGGGCGAGGCGGCCGAGCGGGTCGCGGACAAATGGGAATTGACTCGCGCCCAGCTCGACGCCTTCGCGGTGGAGAGTCACCGCCGCGCCGCAGCCGCGGCCGAAGCGGGATATTTCCGCAAGGAGATCGAGCCGGTGCCTGTCGCCGCGCTCAAGGACCGAGACTACGTCGAGCCCGCACCGGAAGTCTTCGCCGCGGACGAAACGATTCGCCCCGGCACCAGTGCCGAGAAGCTTGCCACGTTGAAGACCAGTTTTCGCGACAACGGCAAGATGACCGCCGGAAATTCGTCGCAGATCTCCGACGGTGCAGCGCTGCTGCTGCTGATGTCCGCAGAGGCGGTCGACCGGCTCGGCGTAAAGCCCCGGGCACGCATCCGCGCTTTCACCACGGTCGGCTCCGACCCGACGCTGATGCTGACCGGGCCGATTGCCGCAACCCGGAAGGTGCTCGCCCAGGCCGGGCTGAATGTCGAGGACATCGATCTGTTCGAGATCAACGAGGCGTTCGCGCCGGTGCCGATGGTGTGGATGAAGGAGCTCGGTGTGTCGCACGAGCGGCTCAACGTCAATGGCGGAGCGATCGCCCTCGGGCATCCGCTCGGCGGAAGCGGCTCGCGCATCATGACCTCGCTGCTGCACGAACTGGAACGACGTGACGCGCGCTACGGCTTGCAGGCGATCTGCTGCGCGGGCGGCATGGGCACCGCGACGATCATCGAGCGCATGTAA
- a CDS encoding TetR/AcrR family transcriptional regulator — translation MNDEAETVAEDGPVMESARRNRRSDATIARILASTERIILKGGAERISIIDVCDDAGVSRGTFYRYFSSQDDLLDAFSRHKREGFHRAMQEVTAPYDDPDEKFRALIGYLEHYAAHGQARRLLVVAPDYAMGFFRRVFNDARVRLQDVLRAVFDAWDGRLGISIDRELVCEMLIRYVLSEQLVPNERVNEGTARIERLVRSLIGFPATKGDEAVEVAAPTRSTGSRRREKEKT, via the coding sequence ATGAACGACGAAGCCGAGACAGTCGCTGAAGACGGACCGGTAATGGAGTCCGCTCGGCGCAATCGCCGCTCGGACGCGACCATTGCACGAATTCTGGCATCGACGGAAAGGATCATCCTCAAGGGAGGTGCCGAGCGCATTTCCATTATCGACGTGTGCGACGACGCAGGTGTCTCGCGGGGCACGTTCTACCGCTATTTCTCGTCGCAGGACGATCTGCTCGATGCGTTTTCGCGCCACAAACGCGAGGGTTTTCACCGGGCGATGCAGGAAGTGACCGCCCCTTACGACGACCCCGACGAGAAATTTCGTGCCCTGATCGGTTACCTGGAGCACTACGCGGCGCACGGACAGGCGCGGCGTCTGCTGGTGGTGGCGCCCGATTATGCGATGGGCTTTTTTCGCCGCGTCTTCAACGACGCGCGCGTGCGCTTGCAGGACGTCCTCAGGGCCGTGTTCGACGCGTGGGATGGGCGTCTCGGCATCAGCATCGATCGCGAGCTCGTGTGCGAAATGCTGATCCGCTACGTATTGAGCGAACAGCTCGTCCCCAATGAGCGCGTAAACGAAGGCACTGCGCGCATCGAGCGTCTCGTGCGCTCGCTGATCGGTTTTCCTGCCACCAAGGGCGATGAGGCTGTCGAGGTGGCTGCGCCGACACGTTCCACGGGCTCTCGACGCCGCGAAAAAGAAAAAACATAA
- a CDS encoding 3-hydroxyacyl-CoA dehydrogenase — protein MLDKNHKVVVVGAGLMGTGIAHAFASSGFATQLVDTSAEALAKAEKSIHGILDGGVKLGKLAVDVADAAKARLSTNTVLKQAAEGAHLLVETVSENLAVKKAVLGEAVPVLAANAVIATNTSALSVTEIAASVPCPERVIGMHFFNPVHKMKLVELVLGIATDEATVATSREWCDAIGKTSILVNESPGLTTSRMSAMLGNEAMWMLQEGTASAEDIDTALRMGFNHPMGPLELGDLTGWDTRLSVLRYLHSTLGEKFRPCPLIIKMVAAGRYGRKTGHGVYKYDETGQRVPGSGLKASNL, from the coding sequence ATGCTCGACAAGAATCACAAGGTTGTGGTGGTCGGTGCCGGCCTGATGGGTACCGGAATCGCGCATGCGTTCGCGAGCAGCGGTTTCGCGACGCAACTGGTGGATACCAGCGCCGAGGCACTCGCCAAGGCGGAGAAGAGCATTCACGGCATCCTGGATGGTGGCGTGAAGCTCGGGAAGCTCGCCGTGGATGTGGCGGACGCCGCCAAGGCACGTCTTTCCACGAATACCGTGTTGAAACAGGCTGCCGAGGGGGCTCACCTTCTGGTCGAGACCGTCTCGGAGAATCTCGCGGTCAAGAAGGCGGTGCTGGGCGAGGCGGTTCCCGTGCTGGCCGCGAACGCGGTGATCGCGACCAACACATCGGCGCTCAGCGTCACCGAGATTGCCGCGTCGGTGCCATGTCCCGAGCGCGTCATCGGCATGCACTTCTTCAACCCGGTGCACAAGATGAAGCTCGTCGAGCTGGTGCTCGGTATCGCGACCGACGAAGCCACCGTCGCGACCAGCCGCGAATGGTGCGATGCGATCGGCAAGACCTCGATCCTGGTGAATGAGTCCCCCGGCCTGACCACTAGCCGCATGTCCGCGATGCTGGGGAACGAAGCGATGTGGATGCTGCAGGAAGGCACCGCCAGCGCAGAGGACATCGACACCGCGCTGCGGATGGGTTTCAACCACCCGATGGGGCCGCTGGAGCTGGGTGACCTGACCGGCTGGGATACGCGCCTGTCGGTGCTGCGCTACCTCCATTCGACGCTCGGCGAGAAGTTCCGTCCCTGCCCGCTGATCATCAAGATGGTGGCGGCCGGCCGCTACGGGCGCAAGACCGGGCACGGAGTATACAAGTATGACGAGACTGGCCAGCGCGTTCCGGGCTCGGGCCTGAAGGCGAGCAACCTATGA
- a CDS encoding fumarylacetoacetate hydrolase family protein, with protein MKLARCSDGGAPFWAVVNAEARTVTPIVGSFADWGPALTRAIAAGQGGAAHSLLTPDGDARPLDSVGLLPPIEPVNRVVVAGANYAKHLADDFGLKSPPQPIAFLKAYGALIGANDPIRYPPLTNELDHEVELVVIVGDVPVDPEDPLASVLGYAVGNDVSARDLQRSGPAGIGMDLFAAKSQDRSTGVGPWIVTRDEFPEGSPKLRLTLKVNGETRQDGNTGEMTWNVAQLVKFVEERSSFAPGDILFTGSPAGVGQGTGRFLNPGDVVEAGIEGVGTITNVVGPKPGV; from the coding sequence ATGAAGCTCGCGCGCTGCAGCGATGGCGGCGCGCCATTCTGGGCCGTCGTCAATGCCGAAGCCCGCACGGTCACCCCGATCGTCGGCAGCTTCGCGGATTGGGGACCTGCGCTGACCCGCGCGATTGCCGCGGGGCAGGGCGGAGCAGCACATTCGCTGCTGACGCCCGACGGCGACGCCCGGCCGCTCGATTCGGTAGGGCTGCTGCCGCCGATCGAGCCGGTCAATCGGGTCGTCGTCGCGGGCGCGAACTACGCGAAGCATTTGGCCGACGACTTCGGCCTGAAGTCTCCCCCGCAGCCGATCGCGTTCCTCAAAGCCTACGGCGCCCTGATCGGTGCCAATGATCCGATCCGCTATCCGCCGCTGACGAACGAACTCGATCACGAGGTCGAACTCGTCGTCATCGTGGGGGATGTGCCGGTCGACCCGGAAGACCCGCTCGCCAGCGTTCTCGGCTATGCCGTGGGCAACGATGTATCGGCGCGCGACCTGCAGCGCAGCGGTCCGGCCGGCATCGGCATGGATCTCTTCGCGGCGAAAAGCCAGGACCGCAGCACGGGAGTGGGTCCGTGGATCGTGACGCGCGACGAGTTCCCGGAGGGGAGCCCGAAGCTGCGCCTGACCCTGAAGGTGAACGGCGAGACGCGCCAGGACGGCAATACCGGCGAGATGACGTGGAACGTCGCGCAGCTGGTGAAGTTCGTCGAAGAGCGTTCCAGTTTCGCGCCCGGCGACATCCTGTTTACCGGATCGCCGGCCGGCGTGGGTCAGGGTACGGGCCGATTCCTCAATCCCGGCGACGTCGTCGAAGCCGGAATCGAGGGGGTCGGGACGATCACGAACGTCGTCGGGCCCAAACCCGGCGTCTGA
- a CDS encoding DUF1302 family protein, with protein MNNGSRSVRTRFALRGVTAALALAWVGGASAFEVETGNPDVKMRWDNTIRYTAGVRVEDQDKKLMRNPVYDEGDSKFDRGDIVTNRLDLLSEFDVSYRGKFGARVTGAAWYDHAYDDHSVTAPTGTATAYRNDKYNGTVKRYVNGPSGEILDAFVWTNLDLGKVPLNLKVGRQTNVWGEGLLIGAHAISYGQSPVDGVKAVTNPGIETKEVFLPIGQVHASAQLTDSVTVVGQYFYDWEPTRVPHAGTYLMGADTAPSSDNLSFGIGQLKASIIDAKEPSKRGNWGVGARWNAEAIESTFGAYYRKFDDYAPELGVQLSDFVRLGPAVLPRKARFLYPEDIEQYSVSFSRVIGGVSVGTELSYRKNGPLNTPASHTLDSGARGDTWHAVVNGVYLLPQTPMWDTGTLIAEIAYNRLDRVTENEQLYRKVGAASCVNSAIGRPGTGTKRDGCSTVDALQLAFRFSPQYLNIFPSWDLAVPVSINYGLSGNAPSSGGGTEGELRWSIGTTWTYASKYEFALNYSDRTLPVRKGVVRGEERITGGAAHSNSSVGVIDRGWLSFTFKTAF; from the coding sequence ATGAATAATGGCAGCAGGTCTGTCCGTACCCGGTTCGCGCTGCGAGGCGTCACTGCCGCGCTTGCACTTGCATGGGTGGGGGGGGCGTCGGCGTTCGAGGTCGAAACCGGCAACCCGGACGTCAAGATGCGTTGGGATAACACGATCCGATATACGGCGGGCGTGCGCGTCGAGGATCAGGACAAGAAGCTGATGCGCAATCCGGTCTACGACGAGGGCGACAGCAAGTTCGATCGAGGCGACATCGTGACCAACCGTCTCGACCTGCTCTCCGAATTCGACGTGAGCTATCGCGGCAAATTCGGCGCTCGTGTGACCGGTGCGGCGTGGTACGACCATGCCTACGACGATCATTCGGTGACTGCGCCGACCGGCACTGCCACCGCCTATCGCAATGACAAGTACAACGGCACGGTCAAGCGCTACGTGAATGGTCCCTCGGGCGAAATCCTCGACGCCTTCGTCTGGACCAACCTCGATCTCGGCAAGGTGCCGCTCAACCTGAAGGTCGGTCGCCAGACCAACGTGTGGGGTGAAGGCCTGCTGATCGGTGCGCATGCAATCTCTTACGGACAGTCCCCGGTCGACGGCGTGAAGGCCGTAACCAACCCCGGCATCGAGACCAAGGAAGTTTTCCTCCCGATCGGGCAGGTGCATGCAAGTGCCCAGCTCACGGACAGCGTGACCGTCGTCGGGCAGTATTTCTACGACTGGGAACCGACCCGCGTACCGCACGCCGGCACTTACCTGATGGGTGCTGACACCGCGCCGTCGTCCGATAACCTTTCCTTCGGGATCGGCCAGCTCAAGGCCTCGATCATCGACGCGAAGGAACCGAGCAAGCGCGGCAATTGGGGCGTCGGTGCGCGCTGGAATGCCGAGGCGATCGAGTCGACCTTCGGTGCCTACTACCGCAAGTTCGACGACTACGCGCCGGAACTCGGTGTGCAGCTCTCGGACTTCGTTCGCCTCGGTCCCGCCGTATTGCCCCGCAAGGCACGCTTCCTGTATCCCGAGGATATCGAGCAATACAGTGTGAGCTTCTCGCGTGTGATCGGTGGCGTAAGCGTGGGTACCGAGTTGTCGTACCGCAAGAACGGGCCTTTGAATACGCCGGCGTCGCATACGCTCGACTCGGGCGCGCGCGGCGACACCTGGCATGCGGTGGTGAATGGCGTTTATCTGTTACCGCAGACGCCGATGTGGGATACCGGGACATTGATCGCCGAGATCGCATACAACCGACTCGATCGCGTGACCGAGAACGAGCAGCTGTATCGCAAGGTCGGTGCGGCAAGTTGCGTCAATTCGGCAATCGGACGCCCGGGGACCGGCACCAAGCGCGACGGCTGTTCGACCGTCGATGCCCTGCAGCTCGCCTTCAGGTTCTCGCCGCAATATCTCAACATCTTTCCGTCATGGGACCTGGCGGTGCCGGTCAGCATCAACTACGGGCTTTCCGGAAACGCACCCTCTTCAGGTGGCGGCACAGAGGGTGAGCTGCGTTGGTCGATCGGTACTACCTGGACCTATGCGTCCAAGTACGAATTCGCCCTCAACTACTCCGACCGCACCCTGCCAGTGCGCAAGGGCGTCGTTCGCGGTGAGGAACGAATTACCGGCGGTGCGGCCCACAGCAACTCCTCGGTTGGTGTGATCGACCGTGGCTGGCTGTCCTTCACGTTCAAGACGGCTTTCTGA
- a CDS encoding DUF1329 domain-containing protein codes for MKMRNFVWAAAAVLSSQAMAAVTAEDAKQLGATLTKYGAIQAGNKEGTIPEYTGGLTKAPADFKPDSGFWADPFKDEKPLLRIDGKNYQQHADKLSEGQKELLKKYPSFYMDIYPSHRTASYPAKILNNTVRNATTCNTAKNGLSVEDACRGGLPFPIPKTGYEVMWNQQLRYKADTTTKSSRSWVVDSNGKVVMAAQQKTMEETPYYHDDLDGRDAKLYWRTYSVTQAPIRKAGEATGLSDFLDPTEKPRRAWSYTPGQRRIKLAPEFAYDTPVASMGGVTLFDELFVFSGQMDRFEFKLVGKKEMYIPYNAYKLYFGCGVEEQFMDKHPNPACWRWELHRVWVVEATLKPGVRHVYAKRMYYLDEDTYGAGLYDAFDQSGQLYRSIFNSMVQLYDVQAPYTVKNVVYDFNKGMYALVNDGLVGGYGVLKAPMANRELNPEAIVAQETAR; via the coding sequence ATGAAGATGCGCAATTTCGTATGGGCCGCCGCGGCGGTCCTCTCGAGCCAAGCGATGGCGGCGGTTACAGCAGAAGACGCGAAACAGCTCGGTGCGACGCTAACCAAGTACGGCGCGATCCAGGCGGGCAACAAGGAAGGGACGATCCCGGAATACACCGGGGGGCTGACCAAGGCTCCGGCCGACTTCAAGCCCGACAGCGGTTTCTGGGCCGATCCGTTCAAGGACGAGAAGCCCTTGCTCCGGATTGACGGCAAGAACTATCAGCAGCACGCAGACAAGCTGTCGGAAGGGCAGAAGGAGCTCTTGAAGAAGTACCCGAGCTTCTATATGGATATCTATCCGTCGCACCGTACGGCGTCTTATCCCGCCAAGATCCTGAACAACACGGTGCGCAATGCGACGACGTGCAATACCGCCAAGAACGGGCTCTCCGTCGAGGATGCATGTCGGGGTGGTCTGCCGTTCCCGATTCCCAAGACCGGCTACGAGGTGATGTGGAATCAGCAGCTTCGCTACAAGGCCGATACGACCACCAAGTCGTCGCGCTCGTGGGTCGTGGACTCCAACGGCAAGGTGGTCATGGCGGCGCAGCAGAAAACGATGGAAGAGACGCCCTACTACCATGACGACCTGGACGGCCGCGACGCAAAGCTCTACTGGCGCACCTACTCGGTAACGCAGGCGCCGATCCGGAAGGCCGGCGAGGCGACCGGCCTCTCGGACTTCCTCGATCCGACCGAGAAGCCACGCCGCGCGTGGAGCTACACGCCGGGTCAGCGCCGCATCAAGCTTGCCCCGGAGTTCGCCTACGACACACCGGTCGCGAGCATGGGCGGCGTCACGCTGTTCGACGAGCTCTTCGTATTCTCGGGACAGATGGACCGTTTCGAATTCAAGCTGGTCGGCAAGAAGGAGATGTACATCCCCTATAACGCCTACAAGCTTTATTTCGGTTGCGGCGTCGAAGAGCAGTTCATGGACAAGCACCCGAATCCGGCCTGCTGGCGTTGGGAGCTTCACCGCGTCTGGGTCGTGGAAGCGACGCTGAAGCCGGGCGTCCGCCATGTGTACGCCAAGCGCATGTACTACTTGGACGAGGACACTTACGGCGCAGGCCTGTACGACGCGTTCGACCAGAGCGGCCAGTTGTATCGCTCGATCTTCAACTCGATGGTTCAGCTGTACGACGTCCAGGCGCCCTACACCGTGAAGAACGTGGTGTATGACTTCAACAAGGGCATGTACGCGCTGGTGAACGACGGCCTGGTGGGCGGTTATGGCGTCCTGAAGGCGCCGATGGCCAACCGCGAACTCAACCCCGAGGCAATCGTCGCGCAGGAAACCGCGCGCTGA
- a CDS encoding SDR family oxidoreductase, whose amino-acid sequence MNIDLSDRRVIVTGASRGIGRAIARAFAAEGARVAICARTPEAVEETGRELAQQAQAVIARAVDVTDTPGVKAFVDEVAESWGGVDVLVNNAGQGRGGNLDTLTPEAILEHANILQMGHFRFVQAVVPYMRRQRWGRIIEINALAGAIPTPDGIPSVINRASCLALSKSLGMSLAKENILVNSLNMGWIDTGQWERHFREVGPGVSREEFNEMVLKVVPIGRFGKPEDVAGMALFLASDYASFISAASIDIAGGLQGQIAYYPTLKRDFTEAVKRRNEGSATV is encoded by the coding sequence ATGAACATCGACCTTAGCGACCGGCGCGTAATCGTAACCGGCGCCTCACGGGGCATCGGGCGTGCGATCGCCCGCGCCTTCGCCGCCGAAGGGGCGCGCGTTGCGATCTGCGCACGCACTCCCGAAGCGGTCGAAGAGACGGGCAGGGAGCTTGCGCAGCAGGCCCAGGCGGTTATCGCGCGCGCGGTGGACGTGACCGACACGCCGGGTGTGAAGGCCTTCGTGGATGAGGTCGCCGAGAGCTGGGGCGGGGTCGATGTCCTCGTTAACAATGCCGGCCAGGGGCGGGGGGGGAATCTGGACACGCTCACCCCCGAGGCGATTCTCGAGCACGCCAACATTCTCCAGATGGGGCACTTCCGCTTCGTGCAGGCGGTGGTGCCGTACATGCGCCGGCAGCGCTGGGGTCGCATCATCGAGATCAACGCGCTGGCCGGTGCGATCCCGACGCCCGACGGCATCCCGTCGGTCATCAATCGTGCGTCCTGCCTCGCGCTCTCCAAGTCCCTCGGGATGTCGCTCGCCAAGGAAAACATCCTCGTCAACTCGCTGAACATGGGTTGGATCGACACCGGCCAGTGGGAGCGCCATTTCAGGGAGGTCGGCCCCGGAGTCTCCCGTGAGGAGTTCAACGAGATGGTCCTCAAGGTGGTGCCGATCGGGCGTTTCGGCAAGCCCGAAGACGTGGCAGGCATGGCGCTGTTCCTCGCCAGCGACTACGCCAGCTTCATCAGCGCGGCCTCGATCGATATCGCCGGCGGGCTGCAGGGCCAGATCGCGTACTACCCGACACTCAAGCGCGATTTCACCGAAGCCGTGAAGCGGCGCAATGAGGGCTCGGCGACAGTCTGA